aagacaacatggggacaacatggggacaacatgaagacaacatggggacaacatggggacaacatggggacaacatggggacaacatgaagacaacatgaggacaacatggggacaacctgatctgtttttaatgttcagGAACCAACCAGaacagttactatggtaacgtTATAGCATAgcagtaataaataataagtaataaaataataagccAACGCTTTCTATTTCATACAGTTGtcgaattcaattcaattcaattttatttatagtatcaattcataacaagaattatctcaagacactttacagatagaccacactccggaatttacaaggacccaacagttctagtttcctccagagcagcaacagggccacagtggagaggaaaaacgtCGAAGAAATATGTTTGATACCACTTGTGTTTTAGCTAACTGTTCTAACACCACAGGCCTGTGTGTGCAGTGACGTGCGCGACCTTACTTCATTAACCATTCTTCCACTTTAAAGTTTGATTCGATGCTGGGAGAGTTAACTAAAACATACCGACGGACTGGGACCTGTACCTGTTGAGAAGAGGTGAACTTCTCCATTCGGCATACAGTGACATCGCCTGAATATCTGTTTACACAACTGTTTCCCTGTAATCCCGCAGTCCCTCCACCTAATAACTCGGCCGCACGTAGCGTTACGTGTTGACAGTTGAATGCAATTATAGTAAAGTAAACATTGCTTCTTCTCATTAGAACATATGCCGAATTATTACCTGGTctttattatttcataaaatgtattcaatCCACTTCTTTGGCATTTGTGCTTCAACATTTCAGATGAAATCCTCTTTAATTGTCACATTTTGTAATGGAGTTTGGCGTGACGTGTTCTCCAGACCAGAGAACAGCAGGTATCGGCTGTGGGGACTCCTGCATGAAGCCTAGCTCACAATAACACTATTCTGGCGCCATGTTACGACTAGCTAGCTGCAGGTCCCCGGTAATCCCGGGGCTAAAGACCGGGAGCTACATTACCTCCGGGGGGAAATACGGCGGCGGTGTTTTGTTGTTCCTGTTCTTCTTATTCCGCCTTTTCCTGCCTCGTTTGCCTCTTTTCGTTCGCGACTTTTTGGCCGTTTTCTTGCCGTTGTTGGCGGAGCCGGAGCCCGGTCCGTGTCTGCTGGGTCCGGGCGACCCTGCACCCCCCTCGGAGAGACCCCCCATGGCTGAGCGCGGGGTGAAGACGGGTCAGCGTCCCGGTGATGAACCCCCGGGGACCAGCGGTAATAAAGGTCTCCTCTCTGACATCACATGTCCGAGGACACAGGGCCGGCCTGGGGGACCTGCCGCGGAGGATGCTCTCTCCTCAGCACCAGCACCCCGGATACGGCGCTCCGACAGGCAGCTTCCGgctccttcacaataaaactcTAAATCACATTCATCTTCTCAGTTATAGTGTTGTTATTATTAACCATTATGtctaaaagatttaaataatcAACTTTATAATAAGTGCAACAGCAGGTTCTCTAAATAGGAAACTAACTGCCTACcttaatatctatctatctatctatctatctatctatctatctatctatctatctatctatctatctatctatctatatctatctatctatctatctatctatctatctatctatctatcaggtCCTGTTGTGGTAGAAAGAACCAACCCAGCAGTTTAAAGTGATATCAGGAGAACTGATTTAGGAAAAACACCATTATCATTCTTGGTCTCAACAAACACAATAATTCATCCTTTTTCATTCCTGTCTCATTATTgaggaatataaaaaataaaaacaccagaCAACCAATTTACATCATATGTCTCTAAAGATTtgcaatttaaatttattttagttatttaaaatgagaaaagtattttttttttctccattagtgGATATCTGCTATTGTTTCTAGTCATAATTCATCATCACATTAATTAATACATCATGACACACGTTATGTAGACGATATCtatttaaacctctgttaaacccacagacatttattataacttccagaagaaatcagtttctaaagacaccaaatatGTCAAGATGAAGTTTGATTCAATTTGTAAAGAATTGCTGCACATTTAACATATgataataaatggaataaagtgtaaatcagtcaccacaggaaacagattctgtagaaaataagatgtaaaatatatgaatatgtacatttgttcccttgctttaaaatgaatcaatacctgaaatgagatcagtgattagtttactctgacaggagagatgatcagaggggcagagtttttaccACCATCATTAAAACAGGGACAGAAGAATGGGAagagtttctcagtgaaggagcagccagtaaaggagtagataagagctgcagcatctacgtcataaaaggagaccagaccctcctcatagtccacaaacacccccaccttctgaggagGAGACTTCAGAGAGAGACGGACTGAAGGGACAGCAAGAGCTTTGTATTCATTTCCACTTCTCAACCATATCGTCCAGTAACCATTCTGAGGACTCAGTGTGATGTCTCCCTTCCTGTCGATCGACTCTCTGGCCACTCCTAAATTCCATCCAGTCTTTCCTTTAACTTGaacctcaaagtaaaatctgcctgaagagaaactctgttttgctaaaagaaaaacacaataagaAAATCTCTCTGGGTTGTCTGGGAGATTCTTCATCACATCACTATGATTCACTTGTTTCTCATCATCAGACAGGATGAGATTAGGATGTGCTGTATCAGGATCaagagtcacatccactgcatactgctggaccctcttcagCTCGGCTTCAAGCAGCTTCTTCATCTCTTTACTGAGCGTCTCCTCCAGCTGAACCACAGCTTTCACCACAGTCCCCTCATAGGATGATGGATGGACGCTGACCTCTGTCCAGTCCTTGGTGGGTGGAGGTTGTTGGATGTTTAGGGACTGGACCctctggagaagatggaggtggtCTTCAGAGCGTAACATCTGCTCCATCTCAGTGCTTCTCTTCATCAGCTCAGAGATTTCCTGTTCCAGCTCTGTGATGAAAGCTTCGGcctgtttttctcttgttttctgcttctctttgatggtgatgatgagctcattcaggcctctctcaacagactccttcagagaagtgaagacctgaacaccttctgctatctctctgtctgcatcttcctcactgagctccactgAGTGTTTGACCTCCTGAACCTTCAGTCGTCTCTTCTGGATCATCTGCTGAATTTCAGTCCTTGTCTTCCTCAGCTCAGCCTTCTTTCCTTCATATTCTTCTTTCAGAGGAACAACATCATGTGTCTTGTGGTCTAAAACAGTGCagagcatgcagacacatgtctGGTCGGTCCTACAGAACAGCTCCAGAGGTTTATCATGCTCCGG
The Etheostoma spectabile isolate EspeVRDwgs_2016 unplaced genomic scaffold, UIUC_Espe_1.0 scaffold00013909, whole genome shotgun sequence genome window above contains:
- the LOC116679450 gene encoding E3 ubiquitin-protein ligase TRIM21-like, producing the protein MAAVSILSSEDQFLCSICLDVFTDPVSTPCGHNFCKNCITEHWNTNNQYLCPICKKVFNTRPQLDINTFISEMVAQFRQSAQQKASSSSSEQQVSKPGEVPCDVCTGTKLKALKSCLVCLVSYCETHLEPHLTTSGLKRHQLIDPVENLEGRMCPEHDKPLELFCRTDQTCVCMLCTVLDHKTHDVVPLKEEYEGKKAELRKTRTEIQQMIQKRRLKVQEVKHSVELSEEDADREIAEGVQVFTSLKESVERGLNELIITIKEKQKTREKQAEAFITELEQEISELMKRSTEMEQMLRSEDHLHLLQRVQSLNIQQPPPTKDWTEVSVHPSSYEGTVVKAVVQLEETLSKEMKKLLEAELKRVQQYAVDVTLDPDTAHPNLILSDDEKQVNHSDVMKNLPDNPERFSYCVFLLAKQSFSSGRFYFEVQVKGKTGWNLGVARESIDRKGDITLSPQNGYWTIWLRSGNEYKALAVPSVRLSLKSPPQKVGVFVDYEEGLVSFYDVDAAALIYSFTGCSFTEKLFPFFCPCFNDGGKNSAPLIISPVRVN